Sequence from the Sphingomonas sp. SORGH_AS_0950 genome:
CGATGTCGGGATTGGCCGCGATCATCTCGCGGATCACTTTGGGCGCATCGCCCTCGCGCACCGTGATCGAGGGACGCAGCCCCGATTCGTCGAGCAGCGTGCCCGCCGCGCTCGCGACCAGCGCCTCGGCCTGCTGGCGCGCCTCGTCCTCGATCGTCGCCTGGACGCCGCCGAACGCGATGAATTCCTGCGGCGGCAGGACGGTCAGTATCTCGACGCCGCCGCCCGTCTTCACCGCGCGTCGCGCAGCAAAGCGCAGGGCGATCACCGATTCCGGACTGTCGTCGATCACGACCAGATAGATACGCATGGCGGCCCCCCAATTTGTGTCGAATGGATGCCGTTACATAACATTTCGTGCAAGGCCATGACTTGACCGGGCGCAATTCGGGCGCAAGAGACGGGCCGCTACGGAATTGGTTTGCCCCGAGAGGACCTCCATGTCGATCGAGATCAAGATGCCCGCGCTGTCGCCGACCATGGAGGAAGGCACGCTGGCCAAATGGCTGGTGAAGGAAGGGGATACGGTGAAGTCCGGCGATATCATGGCTGAGATCGAAACCGACAAGGCCACGATGGAATTCGAGGCGGTGGATGAAGGCGTGATCGCCAAGATCCTCGTCGCCGAGGGTTCGGACAATGTGAAGGTCGGCACCGTCATCGCGATCCTGGCCGAAGAGGGCGAGGACGCCGCGTCGGTTCAGGCGCCGTCCAAGTCGGAAACCCCGGCTCCGGCCAATCCGATGCCGACCGACCCCACCGATCCCAACAAGACCGGCACCGAAGCCAAGCCCGTCGAGCGCACGGTCGAACAGGCCGAGGATCATGGCAAGCCCGCCGATTCGGGCAAGCAGGCCGGCCAGGGCGGCCGCGCGATCGCCAGCCCGCTGGCGCGCCGCATCGCCTCGCAAAAGGGTCTCGACCTGACGGCGCTGACCGGATCGGGCCCGAACGGCCGCATCGTGAAGGCGGACGTCGAGAATGCGCAGCCGGGCCAGGCCAAGGCTGCGGCTCCGGCCGCGTCGACCTCGGCTCCGGCGGAAACCGCCTCGGCCCCCGTCGCCGCGCCGAAGCCCGCGCAGGTGCCGGATATCCCGCACGAGGCGTCGAAGCTGTCCAACATGCGCAAGACGATCGCGCGTCGCCTGACCGAGTCGAAGCAGCAGGTTCCGCACATCTATCTGACGGTGGACGTGCGCCTCGACGCGCTGCTCAAGCTGCGTGGCGAACTGAACGCCGGTCTCGAATCGCGTGGCGTCAAGCTGTCGGTCAACGACATGCTCATCAAGGCGCTTGGCGTCGCGCTGATGGCGGTGCCGAAGTGCAACGTCATGTTCACGCCCGACCAGCTGATCAGCTTCAAGCGCGCCGACATCTCGGTCGCGGTGTCGACCCCGGCGGGCCTCATCACCCCGATCGTGTCGGAAGCCGATACGCGCTCGCTGTCGTCCATCTCGACCACGATGAAGGACCTGGCCACCCGCGCCCGCGACAACAAGCTGCAGCCGCATGAATTCCAGGGCGGCACCGCCTCGATCTCGAACATGGGCATGTTCGGCATCAAGCAGTTCGAGGCGGTCATCAACCCGCCGCAGGGCATGATCCTGGCGATCGGCGCGGGCGAGAAGCGTCCCTATATCGTCGACGACCAGCTGGGCGTGGCGACCGTCATGTCGGCGACCGGCAGCTTCGACCACCGCGCGATTGACGGGGCCGATGGCGCCGAGCTGATGAAGGTGTTCAAGGAGCTGGTCGAGCGTCCGCTGGCGATGCTGGCCTGATAGACCGGGGGCGGGCGCCATGCGGGTTCGGATCGAGCTGTTCTATATCGGCCTGGGGCTGATCGCGGCGCTCGTCATGACCTGGGCCGCGGCCTGGGCTTATCCGCTGGGCCGCACCGAAATCTGGTGGTGCGGCGTGGCGGCGATGGTTGCGACGATGGCGATGGGCATCGGTCCGCTCCACCGGGCGCGCATCGCCGACCGCATGGCACGGAGACACGCCGAACAATGAGCACGCTGCCCGATCAGAACCCCACCATCCGCGTCACCGCCATGCCGTCCGACGCCAATCCTTATGGCGATATCTTTGGCGGCTGGCTGATGGGCCAGATGGATCTGGCGGCGGGTTCGGTGGCCTCGCGCCATTCGGGCGGCCGCGCGGTCACGATCGCGGCGGAGGGGATGAAGTTCCACGCCCCCGTACTCGTCGGCGACGAGGTGTCGGTCTATGCGACGCTGGTCCGCGTCGGCAACACGTCGATGACGATCGAGGTCGAGGCCTGGCGCCGCGCCCGCCACGTCGAAGATGCGACCAAGGTGACGCAGGCCCGCTTCGTGTTCGTCGCGACCGACAAGGACCGCAAGCCGCGCAGCGTTCCGCCGCTGACCCCCGCGCAAGACTGATTGAAATTTTCTCGGGGTCACACCCCACGCACCGCCAAGGCGCGCGTTCAGAAGGAAGAGCAACGTGGCTGACACTTACGACCTTATCGTCCTCGGCTCCGGCCCCGGCGGCTATGTCGCGGCGATCCGCGCGAGCCAGCTTGGCCTGAAGGTCGCGATCGTCGAGCGCGAGCGGCTGGGCGGCATCTGCCTCAACTGGGGCTGCATCCCGACCAAGGCACTGCTGCGCTCGGCCGAGGTGTATCACTACATGACCCACGCCGCGCAATACGGCCTGTCGGTCGAAAAGCCCTCGTTCAGCCTGGACAAGGTGGTCGATCGCAGCCGCAAGGTGGCGGGCCAGCTGAACGCGGGCGTCAAGGGCCTGATGAAGAAGAACAAGGTCGCGGTCCATGAGGGCGTCGGTACGATCACCGCCAAGGGCGAGCTGTCGGTCGCCCAGGGCGACAAGACCACCGAACTGACCGCCAAGCACATCATCGTCGCCACCGGGGCGCGTGCCCGCGACCTGCCCTTCGCCAAGGCGGATGGCGAGCGCATCTGGACCTATCGCCATGCGATGGTGCCGCCCGCCATGCCGACCAAGCTGCTGGTCATCGGATCGGGTGCGATCGGCGTCGAGTTCGCCAGCTTCTACAACGACATGGGCGCGGAAGTGACCATCGTCGAGATGCTCGACCGGATCATGCCGGTCGAGGACGCCGAAGTCAGCGAGTTCATGACCAAGCAGCTGACCAAGTTCGGCATGACCATCAAGACCAAGACCGGCCTGGAAAAGCTGGAGGCGACCACATCGGGCGTGAAGGCCGCGATGAAGGGCCCCGACGGCAAGGTCGAGACCGCCGAGTTCAGCCATGCGATCGTCGCCATCGGCATCGTCCCCAACACCGAGAATATCGGCCTGGAGAAGCTGGGCATCACCACCGATCGCGGTCACATCAAGACCGACGGCTATGGCCGCACCAATGTCGACGGCATCTGGGCGATCGGCGACGTGACGGGCGCGCCCTGGCTGGCGCACAAGGCGAGCCATGAGGGCGTGATCGCCGCCGAGGCCATCGCGCAGGCGCTGGGCAACAAGGACGTCCACCCGCACGCGATGGACAAGGGCAACATCCCGGGCTGCACCTATTCGCGTCCGCAGGTCGCCAGCGTCGGCCTGACCGAAGCGAAGGCCAAGGAAGCCGGTTACGAAGTGAAGGTCGGCAAGTTCCCCTTTATCGGCAACGGCAAGGCGATCGCGCTGGGCGAGGCCGAGGGTTTCGTGAAGACCGTGTTCGACGCCAAGACCGGCGAGCTGCTGGGCGCGCACATGGTCGGCGCGGAAGTGACCGAGATGATCCAGGGCTATGTCGTCGCCCGCCAGCTGGAGACGACCGAAGCCGAGCTGATGGAAACGGTGTTCGCGCATCCGACCATCTCGGAATCGATGCACGAGTCGGTGCTGGCCGCCTATGGGCGCGCGCTGCACATCTGATTTTTACGGATCGGATTACGGGTGAGGGGCTCGCTGCGGCGGGCCCCTTTTTTATTGGGGGATGCCCGTGGCCTTCGACTTCGCTCAGGCTGAACGGAGCGAGGGAATGATGCCGCTCCCCAACCCCCGTTCAGCCTGAGCGAAGTCGAAGGCCACGCCCAACCCTCACCCCAATCCGGCGAGCACGGCCTCGCTGTCGCGCAATTCGGCGAAATCCGCCGCCAGCAACCCCATGGTGACATCGAAGATCGCCTCCGCCTCCAGCCCGGCGGAGGGCAGGTCGAAGCCCAGCACCGCATCCGGCACCACCGTCACCGCAAAGCCCAGATCGGAGGCCGCACGCGCCGTCGAATTGACGCAGAACCCCGCCACCGCCCCGACGATGTGGAGATGCGACAACCCCTGTTCGTGCAGATGCGCCGCCAGCGGCGTCGTGGCGAAGGCGGAGGAACTGCGCTTCACGAAGATCGCCTCACCGGGCCGCTCTACCGCACAGGCCATTGGCGGATAGCCCGGCGCGTCGGGGTGCAGCGGCGAGGTCGGGTCGGCTTCGGCATGGCGGATATGGATGACCGGCCGCCCGGCCCCGCGAAACGCCTCGGCCAGCGCCTCGATCCTGGCGGGGGCATCCCCGTTGACGTGCGGACCCCGGCCTCGATCCGGTCGTGCATCGCCTGTTGCATGTCGATGATCACCAAGGCGCTGGTCATACCCACTCGCTCCCCCATCTTCGCTGCACTGTCCCTAATCCACGCGGGGGGCCGGGCAAAGGCGATGGCCGATCGGCCTATCCGGGCCATCCTGCCGCATTCCGCTTGCGAAACGGATGGTTTTGGCCGCATCGGTCGCATCCGCAACAGTTCGACCGGCGAGCCATGACCCGAGCCCTTTCCCACCGCCTGCGCATCGCCATCGCGGCGCTGATCCTGTTCGGGCTGAGCCTGCTGATCTTCGCGCCGGGCTATGTCGAATATGACAGTGTGGGCCAATATGCGCAGGCGCTGACCGGGACATATGACGACTGGCACCCGCCGATCATGGCGCGGCTCTGGTCGCTGTTTCCGGGACAGGGGGCGCGGCCGATGCTGGTCCTGCAACTGGCGACATGGTGGCTGGGGCTGGGGTGCATCGCGGCGGCGATCGTCGACCGGCGGCCGCGCGCGGCGCTGGGCGTGCTGGCGGTCGGACTGGTGCCGCCCTGGCTGGGCTGGCAGGTGGCGATCCTGAAGGACGCGCAGATGACCGGTGCGGCGCTGGCGGCGGTCGGCATCCTCGGCTGGTGGCGATTGCGCGGGCAGCGTGTTCCCGGATGGGGCTGGGCGGCGGCGGGCATGCTGCTCGCCTATGCGGCGCTGGTCCGGGCCAATGCGATCTTCGCCATCGCTCCGCTGGTCGCCTTGCTCGTCGCCGATCGCTGGGGCCGCCGGATCGCGATCACCGTCGCGCTGACGCTGGCGACGCTGGCGGTCGCGCCGCTCGTCAATCACAAGCTCTTCGGCGCGAAGCCCAGCGGCGTCGCGCGATCGCAGGCGCTGTACGATCTGGCCGGAATCGCCGTGCGGGTGCCCTATGACGTGCGGCTGGGTTTCTCTCCGCAGGAAGTCGCCGAAATCCGCGCCAAGGGGTGCGTGAAGCCGTTCTTCTGGGACCCGCTGGGCGAGCCCGCGCGGTGCGGCACCCGGTTGCAGC
This genomic interval carries:
- a CDS encoding universal stress protein; translated protein: MRIYLVVIDDSPESVIALRFAARRAVKTGGGVEILTVLPPQEFIAFGGVQATIEDEARQQAEALVASAAGTLLDESGLRPSITVREGDAPKVIREMIAANPDIAALVLGAAASGAPGKLVSHFSGTDAGALPVPVMIIPGSLTLEAIDRLS
- a CDS encoding pyruvate dehydrogenase complex dihydrolipoamide acetyltransferase; this translates as MSIEIKMPALSPTMEEGTLAKWLVKEGDTVKSGDIMAEIETDKATMEFEAVDEGVIAKILVAEGSDNVKVGTVIAILAEEGEDAASVQAPSKSETPAPANPMPTDPTDPNKTGTEAKPVERTVEQAEDHGKPADSGKQAGQGGRAIASPLARRIASQKGLDLTALTGSGPNGRIVKADVENAQPGQAKAAAPAASTSAPAETASAPVAAPKPAQVPDIPHEASKLSNMRKTIARRLTESKQQVPHIYLTVDVRLDALLKLRGELNAGLESRGVKLSVNDMLIKALGVALMAVPKCNVMFTPDQLISFKRADISVAVSTPAGLITPIVSEADTRSLSSISTTMKDLATRARDNKLQPHEFQGGTASISNMGMFGIKQFEAVINPPQGMILAIGAGEKRPYIVDDQLGVATVMSATGSFDHRAIDGADGAELMKVFKELVERPLAMLA
- a CDS encoding acyl-CoA thioesterase, which gives rise to MSTLPDQNPTIRVTAMPSDANPYGDIFGGWLMGQMDLAAGSVASRHSGGRAVTIAAEGMKFHAPVLVGDEVSVYATLVRVGNTSMTIEVEAWRRARHVEDATKVTQARFVFVATDKDRKPRSVPPLTPAQD
- the lpdA gene encoding dihydrolipoyl dehydrogenase; translated protein: MADTYDLIVLGSGPGGYVAAIRASQLGLKVAIVERERLGGICLNWGCIPTKALLRSAEVYHYMTHAAQYGLSVEKPSFSLDKVVDRSRKVAGQLNAGVKGLMKKNKVAVHEGVGTITAKGELSVAQGDKTTELTAKHIIVATGARARDLPFAKADGERIWTYRHAMVPPAMPTKLLVIGSGAIGVEFASFYNDMGAEVTIVEMLDRIMPVEDAEVSEFMTKQLTKFGMTIKTKTGLEKLEATTSGVKAAMKGPDGKVETAEFSHAIVAIGIVPNTENIGLEKLGITTDRGHIKTDGYGRTNVDGIWAIGDVTGAPWLAHKASHEGVIAAEAIAQALGNKDVHPHAMDKGNIPGCTYSRPQVASVGLTEAKAKEAGYEVKVGKFPFIGNGKAIALGEAEGFVKTVFDAKTGELLGAHMVGAEVTEMIQGYVVARQLETTEAELMETVFAHPTISESMHESVLAAYGRALHI
- a CDS encoding isochorismatase family protein, encoding MEALAEAFRGAGRPVIHIRHAEADPTSPLHPDAPGYPPMACAVERPGEAIFVKRSSSAFATTPLAAHLHEQGLSHLHIVGAVAGFCVNSTARAASDLGFAVTVVPDAVLGFDLPSAGLEAEAIFDVTMGLLAADFAELRDSEAVLAGLG